The window GCTCGTGCTCGAAGAGGGTGAAACAGACCAGGTCGCCCTTCTCCGGCACCGAGCCGGGCTCGGGCTCCTTGCCGCGGCCCATCTTGTCCACGATCCGCAGCACCAGCACACCGTCGGCCTCGGCGCCGGCGAACTCCGCCGACTGCGGCCTGCCGCCCAGCGAGCGGTACACCTTCGCCCGCTCGGCGAGATGCGGCCGGTCGTCCGTGCGGACCGTCACCAGCGGGCGCGGGCTCGGCCGCCTGCCCTCGCTGTACGTCATGACGACGTCGGTCACCTCGCCCGCGAAGGCCTCACCGGCCAGCCGCCGCCCGGCCATCACCAGCGGATCGTCCAGCGCCTCCTGTGCCTCCAGGCGGCCCTGCTCCCGCTCGCGCGTGGCCAGCTTGTTCGCCGCCGTCACGGCGTCGTCCCGGCGCGGCTGCGGCGGCTCGCCGGCCACCACCCGGTCCCGGTGGCCGGTGAACGACCAGCGGTCCCGGGTCCACCGCTCCTCGACGTGCGCGCCCGCCGGCAGCTCCCGCAGCAGGTCCAGGCCCCGCCACACCGCGTCCCAGGTGGGCCGCGTACGGCTCTCGACCAGGTCGCGGACGTCCCGCTCGGCGGCGGTGAGCGCGGCGAGCCGGTCGTCGGCCTCCAGGGGGTCCTCGGCGGCGGCGAGGGCGCCGCGTGCGCGGTCGTAGCGCGTGATCGCCGGGGCCAGCAGCTTGTTGTCGAACGCCGGGTCGGTGGCCGGACCGGCCGGCGGGCACAGCAGCTGCCCGTCCCGGTCACGCTCCAGCTCGGCCCGCCCGGCGGCCTCGGCGCCGGTCAGGCCGTCCGGCGGGGCGATCCAGGCGAGCAGCGCGCCCAGGTGCTGGTCCTCCAGCCCGGACTGGCCGGTGGCCCAGTGCCGGGACAGCACCTCGGTGAGGGCCAGCAGCAGCGAGGAGCCGGGCACCCGGGACCGCTCGCCGAAGTGGGTCAGCCACCGGCCGAGCAGCGGCACCCGCGGCGGCGCCGGATGGGGCGCCTCCGGGTCCTGCTCGGCCGTGCGGCGGAACCGCATGGAGCGGCCGAGCAGCCGTACGTAGTCCAGGCCGGCGCGGCTCGGCACGATCAGCTGGGGCGCGTCCGAGCACAGCTCGACCTCGACCTTGACCCGCTTGCCGGTCTCCGGGTCGGTCTCGGTGCGCTCGGCCGCCTCCACCGACCCGGCGTAGGAGTCGACGTACGGCAGGACGACGTCGGCCAGTGCGGCGAGGAACGCGAAGCGCAGGTCGCGGTCGCGGGGCTGGGGCACGGCCAGCAGGCGGGGCGCGTCCCGGTCGGTGCCCACCAGCGCGCCGAGCGGTGCGCCCGCCTCACCGGCGGTGGTGAGCGGCACGAACACCAGCGGGCGGTCGGACAGATGCCGGTGGCGGACGGTCGCGTCGGGCTGCGCGCGGCCGGAGCCGACCGCCTCGAGCCGGGCGAGGGTGGTGATCAGCGACACGCGGGCACCTCCACGGGGGCGTCCGCATGCGGGCGGGGGGCGGCCGGGCCGGCCGCCCGGAGGGCTTCGGCGCGCAGTTCCGCCGCGCGGCGCAGGGCCGCCACCGCGGGGTCGTCGGGGTCGCCGCTCTCGCCGCGGGCGGCGGCCAGGACGTCCTCGACCGTGCTGAGCCCGCCCAGTTCGGCGCGCAGGGGCCTGCCGAGGCGGGTGACCGCGCCGGCCGCGCGGGAGCGTTCCCGGCAGTGGAAGGCCAGTTCGCAGGCTGACAGGCACTCGGGCGCGTACGTCGCCGGTACCGCCTCCACGGCGGCGGTCAGTTCCTCGGCCGGCCGGTCGGGCGCGAAGCACGTGCCCTCGGGCAGGGAGTCGGCGATCTCCTCGATCCGGGTGAGCCGGGCGAGCTGGCGTGCGGTGACCGCGCGCTGCCTGCGCACGTCCACGGCGCGGCCCGCGGGCAGGTTGGAGAAGTCCTTGGGGCACACCAGCAGCACCCGGTGGTGGACGCGCGGGGGAGGATCGAGCCGGGCGGCCACGTCCTCCAGCGCGAGCACGTACACCGCCGACTGCCGGGCGGCCGCGCCCACCTTCGCCGGGTCCGCCGAACCGTCCACCATCGGGAAGGACTTGATCTCCACCACGGACCAGCTGCCGTCCGGGTGCACCACCACGGCGTCCGGCTCCAGGAAGGCGAGCGAACCCGCCACGTCCAGCGCCAGCATCGGGTGGTCGAGCAGCGTCCAGCCGCCCGCGCGCGTGGCCTCGCGCAGCGCCAGGGCCGTACGGGCCGTACGCCCCTCGGGGCCCTGCGCGGTCAGGTCGGGTACGGCGGCCGCCTCGGGCCGGTCGGCGTCCGGGTCCAGGCGGGCGTGCGCGAGCCGCAGCAGCTCCGCACCGCCGTCCGCCTTCACCTTCGCCTCGAACGCGTTGCCCCGGGTCAGCGCGAACTGCGACTGCCCGAATCCGGACGGCGCGCCCAGCGCGCCCGCCAGCCGCGCCTTGTCCACCCCGGCGCCGTCCAGGATCGCCCGCCTGCGGCACCCGGGGTTGGCGGCGAGCGCCGCGAGGGCGCGCGCGTCCAGGGCCTTGGCCGGTACGTCGGGACCGCGCAGCTCAGCGAGCCGGTGCCGGAGCGCCTTCTCCCGCGTCCGCGGGGGAGGTGTCCGGTTCGCCTCCGGCGTCGAGCTGCGACTCGCGCTGCCGTGGAATTCGCTCACCCGCGGAAGTCTGGCATCCGGCACTGACAATCGGGGAACCCGTGCCGTCCGTGACCGGTGCGGTGCGCGGGGACAGCCGGGCCCGGAGTGCGTCCGCGACCCGTGTCACGTGCGGTGCCAGCAGCAGGCCGGCACCCATCACGGCGACGCCCGCGACCGCGTCCAGGAAGTAGTGGTTGGCGGTGCCCATGACGACGATCGCGGTCAGCAGCGGGTAGGCCACGCCGAGAACCTTCGTGAGGCGGGTGCCGCCGTGACGCCACAGCATCACGCCGCACCACAGCGCCCAGCCGCAGTGCAGGCTGGGCATGGCCGCGTACTGGTTGGTCATGCCGCCCAGGCCGCGCGGCGCGCTGGCCTCGCCGCCCCACCAGCCGTACGAGCTGTACTGGGCCATGGTGTCGACGAAGCCGTGGCCGGCCGAGAGCAGGCGGGGCGGGCAGGTCGGCAGCAGCGTGAAGCCGATCAGACCGATGAACGTGGACGTCATCAGCCAGGTGCGGGCCGCCCGGTAGTACCGGGCACGGGACCGGAACAGCCAGACGAGGATCGCGGGCGTCACCAGGTAGTGCAGCGAGGCGTACCAGAAGTCGGCGGGTACTCCGAGCCACGGCTCCCGGGTGAACAGCCGGTTCAGCGGGTGCTCGGCGTTCAGGTGCAGCGTCTTCTCGATGCGCAGGATCGACAGGCCGTGGTCGACGGCTCCCGAGACGTCACCGCGCGCGAGGAGGCGGCCGGCCGAGTAGCAGCCGTAGACGAGCAGGATCAGCGGCAGCTCGGTCCACCAGCGCGACCGGGCAGGCTGGCCCACCTCGGTGCCCGGTGTCTCGGTGCGCGCCATCCGATCGCCCTCCCCCTCCTGCTGTACGGACCGCCCCCGGCGAGGCGACCGTGCCACTTTACGGTGTCCCGTCGCCGCCCCTCAGGCCGACCGGGTCTCGCCCGTGCGGGCGCTCGGTCCAGGAAGACGCCGGGATCGCCCGCCGGGTTGCCCGGCCCGCGGTTGAGCGATGATGGAGGGACCCCGTCCTCGTGTTTCCGCGGCGTCCGTCCGGCGTCCGCCTCCCGGAAAGGTCTCCCATGGCACCGCGCATCCTGCTGGCCCGGCACGGACAGACGGCGTGGTCGCTGTCCGGCAAGCACACCGGCAGGACGGACGTGCCGCTCCTGGAGGAGGGCCGGCGCGGGGCCAAGCTGCTCGGCGAGCGGCTGCACCGCGCTCCGCTGGACGGGCTCGCGGAGGCGGAGGCGCGCACCAGCCCGCTGTCCCGCGCGCGGGAGACGTGCGAACTGGCCGGCTTCGGCGACCGTG of the Streptomyces sp. 1222.5 genome contains:
- a CDS encoding phosphatase PAP2 family protein, with the translated sequence MARTETPGTEVGQPARSRWWTELPLILLVYGCYSAGRLLARGDVSGAVDHGLSILRIEKTLHLNAEHPLNRLFTREPWLGVPADFWYASLHYLVTPAILVWLFRSRARYYRAARTWLMTSTFIGLIGFTLLPTCPPRLLSAGHGFVDTMAQYSSYGWWGGEASAPRGLGGMTNQYAAMPSLHCGWALWCGVMLWRHGGTRLTKVLGVAYPLLTAIVVMGTANHYFLDAVAGVAVMGAGLLLAPHVTRVADALRARLSPRTAPVTDGTGSPIVSAGCQTSAGERIPRQRESQLDAGGEPDTSPADAGEGAPAPAR